A stretch of Oryza brachyantha chromosome 4, ObraRS2, whole genome shotgun sequence DNA encodes these proteins:
- the LOC102711609 gene encoding serine/arginine-rich splicing factor RS31-like: MRPVFVGNLDYDTRHSELDRLFYRYGRIDRIDMKSGFAFVYFEDERDGDEAIRDLDGYPFGPGRRRLSVEWSRGDRGSRRDGYSKPPVNTKPTKTLFVINFDPINTRVTDIERHFEPFGKLSNVRIRRNFAFVQFETQEEATKALEATHSTKLLDRVISVEYAFRDDTERGDRYDGAKGGYGRRDDSPYRRSASPVYRSRPSPDYGRARSPIYGSYQRSPVNDRYRSRSPVQRSRSPLASRRAYD, encoded by the exons ATGAGGCCCGTGTTCGTGGGGAACCTCGACTACGACACCCGCCACTCGGAGCTCGACCGCCTCTTCTACCGCTATGGCAGGATCGACCGCATCGACATGAAGTCag GCTTTGCTTTTGTCTACTTTGAGGATGAGCGTGATGGTGATGAGGCCATACGGGACCTTGATGGTTATCCTTTCGGCCCTGGGAGGCGCAGGCTTTCGGTGGAGTGGTCAAGG GGTGATCGTGGTTCCAGACGTGATGGCTATAGCAAACCACCAGTGAATACTAAACCCACGAAGACGCTGTTTGTCATTAACTTTGATCCCATCAACACTAGAGTCACTGACATCGAAAGGCATTTTGAACCATTTGGAAAGCTTTCGAATGTTCGGATTAGGAGGAACTTTGCTTTTGTGCAGTTTGAAACACAGGAAGAAGCCACAAAGGCACTTGAAGCTACTCATTCTAC CAAGTTATTGGACAGGGTGATTTCTGTTGAGTATGCCTTTAGGGATGATACAGAACGAGGTGACAGGTATGATGGTGCAAAAGGTGGCTATGGTAGGCGAGATGATAGTCCGTATCGCCGATCTGCTAGCCCAGTGTATCGGTCACGCCCAAGTCCTGACTATGGTCGTGCAAGGAGTCCCATTTATGGTTCGTACCAGAGGAGTCCTGTTAACGATCGCTATCGAAG CCGTTCTCCTGTCCAGAGATCAAGATCCCCTCTTGCGAGCAGAAGAGCTTATGACTGA
- the LOC102699398 gene encoding pentatricopeptide repeat-containing protein At3g57430, chloroplastic — protein MAPAAAAAHAPLPLASPPPQPHPPPTSATVRSLTSAGHHAAALRALSSMAPPLDPFALPPAIKSAAALRDARSARAIHAAALRRGMLHRPSPAVANALLTAYARCGRLAAALAVFDGTPPPLRDAVSFNSLISTLCIFRRWGHALAALRAMLADGHPLTSFTLVSVLLACSHLPAGARLGREAHAYALKSGLLHAQERFAFNALLSMYARLGLVDDAQTLFGATAPGRNDVVTWNTMISVLVQSGLFDEAVETLYDMVALGVPPDGVTFASALPACSRLELLAVGREMHAYVIKDGELAANSFVASALVDMYATHEQVGKARQVFDMVPDSGKQLGMWNAMICGYVQAGMDEEALRLFAWMEAEAGFVPCETTMASMLPACARSEAFDGKEAVHGYVVKRGMADNRFVQNALMDMYARLGKTDVAHRIFAMVDLPDVVSWNTLITGCVVQGNVNDAFQLVREMQQQEEEDGFTGVAPNAITLMTLLPGCAMLAAPAKGKEIHGYAVRHSLDTDVAVGSALVDMYAKCGCLPLSSAVFDRLPRRNTITWNVLIMAYGMHGLGGEAMALFDRMTASGEGSPNEVTFIAALAACSHSGMVERGLELFHAMERDHGVSATPEIHACVVDILGRAGRLDEAYAIVTSMEAGEQQVSAWSTLLGACRLHKNVRLGEIAAERLLELEPEEASHYVLLCNIYSAAGEWSKSAEVRSRMRRRGVAKEPGCSWIELDGAIHRFTAGESAHPASAEVHERMGALWEEMRRQGYAPDTSCVLHDMDDGDKAAVLRCHSEKLAIAFGLLRSPAGATIRVAKNLRVCNDCHEAAKFMSKMLDRDIVLRDVRRFHHFRQGKCSCGDFW, from the coding sequence atggcccccgccgccgccgccgcccacgccccgctccccctcgcctcgccgcctccacaGCCGCACCCGCCTCCCACCTCCGCCACGGTCCGCTCCCTCACCTCCGCGggccaccacgccgccgccctccgcgcgCTCTCCTCCATGGCCCCGCCGCTCGACCCCTTCGCGCTCCCGCCCGCAATcaagtccgccgccgcgctccgcgACGCCCGCTCCGCCCGCGccatccacgccgccgcgctccgccgCGGGATGCTCCACCGCCCCtcccccgccgtcgccaacgCGCTGCTCACCGCCTACGCGCGCtgcggccgcctcgccgccgcgctcgcggTGTTCGacggcacgccgccgccgctccgcgaCGCCGTCTCCTTCAACTCCCTCATCTCCACGCTCTGCATCTTCCGCCGCTGGGGccacgcgctcgccgcgctccgcgCCATGCTTGCCGACGGCCACCCGCTCACTTCCTTCACGCTCGTCAGCGTCCTCCTCGCCTGCTCCCAtctccccgccggcgcccgcctcGGCCGCGAGGCGCACGCGTACGCGCTCAAGAGCGGCCTCCTCCACGCCCAAGAGCGCTTTGCCTTCAACGCGCTCCTCTCCATGTACGcccgcctcggcctcgtcgACGACGCGCAGACCCTCTTCGGCGCCACCGCTCCCGGCCGCAACGACGTCGTCACGTGGAACACCATGATCAGCGTGCTCGTTCAGAGCGGCCTCTTCGACGAGGCCGTCGAGACGCTCTACGACATGGTCGCGCTCGGCGTGCCACCGGACGGCGTCACGTTTGCGAGCGCTCTCCCGGCGTGCTCGCGGCTGGagctgctcgccgtcggccgggaGATGCACGCCTATGTCATCAAGgacggcgagctcgccgccaACTCGTTCGTGGCGAGCGCGCTGGTGGACATGTACGCCACGCACGAGCAGGTGGGCAAGGCGAGGCAGGTGTTCGACATGGTGCCCGACTCCGGGAAGCAGCTCGGAATGTGGAACGCCATGATCTGTGGGTACGTGCAGGCCGGAATGGACGAGGAGGCGCTTCGGCTATTCGCGTGGATGGAGGCCGAGGCCGGCTTCGTACCCTGCGAGACCACCATGGCCAGCATGCTGCCGGCATGCGCCCGCTCTGAGGCCTTCGACGGGAAGGAGGCCGTGCACGGGTACGTGGTGAAGCGCGGCATGGCGGACAACCGATTCGTGCAGAACGCGCTCATGGACATGTACGCGCGCCTCGGCAAGACGGACGTCGCGCACCGGATCTTCGCCATGGTCGACCTCCCCGACGTCGTGTCCTGGAACACCCTCATCACCGGTTGCGTCGTCCAGGGCAATGTCAACGACGCGTTCCAGCTCGTCCGCGAGAtgcagcagcaagaagaagaagacggcTTCACCGGCGTGGCGCCGAACGCCATCACGCTGATGACGCTCCTGCCGGGGTGCGCCATGCTGGCAGCGCCGGCGAAGGGGAAGGAGATACACGGGTACGCGGTGAGGCACTCTCTCGACACTGACGTCGCCGTCGGGAGCGCGCTGGTGGACATGTACGCCAAGTGCGGGTGTCTGCCCCTGTCGAGCGCAGTGTTCGACCGGCTGCCTCGGCGGAACACCATCACCTGGAACGTCCTCATCATGGCGTACGGCATGCACgggctcggcggcgaggccatGGCGCTGTTCGACCGgatgacggcgagcggcgagggGAGCCCCAACGAAGTGACCTTCATCGCTGCCCTGGCGGCGTGCAGCCACTCGGGCATGGTGGAGCGCGGGCTCGAGCTGTTCCACGCCATGGAGCGCGACCACGGCGTCTCGGCGACGCCGGAGATCCACGCCTGCGTGGTGGACATCCTCGGCCGCGCCGGCAGGCTCGACGAGGCCTACGCCATCGTGACCTCGATGGAGGCCGGCGAGCAGCAGGTGTCGGCGTGGAGCACGCTGCTGGGCGCGTGCCGGCTGCACAAGAACGTCCGCCTCGGCGAGATCGCCGCCGAGCGGCTGCTGGAGCTGGAGCCCGAGGAGGCCAGCCACTACGTGCTCCTCTGCAACATCTACTCCGCCGCCGGGGAGTGGTCCAAGTCGGCGGAGGTGAGGAGCaggatgcggcggcgaggcgtggCGAAGGAGCCTGGGTGCAGCTGGATCGAGCTGGACGGCGCGATCCACCGGTTCACGGCCGGCGAGTCGGCGCACCCGGCGAGCGCGGAGGTGCACGAGCGCATGGGCGCGCTCTGGGAGGAGATGCGGCGGCAGGGGTACGCGCCGGACACGTCGTGCGTGCTGCACGACatggacgacggcgacaagGCGGCCGTGCTCCGGTGCCACAGCGAGAAGCTGGCCATCGCGTTCGGGCTGCTgaggtcgccggcgggcgCCACCATTAGGGTGGCCAAGAACCTGAGGGTGTGCAACGACTGCCATGAGGCGGCCAAGTTCATGTCCAAGATGCTTGACCGCGACATCGTGCTCAGGGACGTCAGGAGGTTTCACCATTTTCGCCAGGGCAAATGCTCCTGTGGGGATTTTTGGTAG